GACACATTTATGGGCTTGGGGAGCAAACTTGTGAGAGAGACGGGTGTTGGTGGCATAAGCAAGACAACCGAAGACTTTAAGGTGGGAAAATGAAGGTGGTTTTAAGTACAATCATTCAAAAGGAGTATTTTGGGAAAGAATGAGGGTAGGAAGATGATTAATAATATGAATAGCCGTAAGGACACATTCCCCCCAAAAAGTAATAGGAAGATTAGCTTGGAAACGCAAAGCACGAGCAATTTCAAGTATGTGACGATGCTTGCGCTCAACgaccccattttgttggggcGTATAGACATAAGAGCGTTGATAAAGGACCCCATGATCTTGGAAGAAACCacgaagagaaaaaaaatctctACCATTGGCTACTCGTATTTGGCGAATGGATGTATTAAACTGAGTttgaacaaaagagaaaaaaaactttGAGAACGTGCTGTGTTTCTGATTTGTGTTGCATAAAAAATATCCATGTGAAACGAGAGTAATCATCCACAATAGTTAAGAAATACTTGGCTCCAGAAGTTGATGCAACTGCGTAAGGACCTCAAATATCACAATGGATCAAATCAAAAGGTTTTGTGGTTGTAATGGAACTGATACTAAAAGGTAAATGACTTTGCTTGGCAAAAGGACAAACATTACAAGCAttattggattgaaaaggaaaatGCAACAGGTGTTTTGACATGAAATCGAGCCTAGAAGGGGATATGACCCAAACGCCAATGCCACAACTCCGTGGGTGAGAGAACAAGGTTGTAGACTTGGCGGGAGCTACAAGAGACGGTGGGAATCAACGTCACCAAGTAGTAAAGTCCTCTGCGTTGCTTACCCAAACCAATCACCTTCTTCGTCGTCAAGTCCTGCATAATACACCATGAAGGAAAAAAAGTTACAGAACAATGCAATCCACTTGTAATTCGACTCACAGACATCAATTCTACTTGAAAAGAGGGCACACACAACACATCTCGTAACAAAAAAGTGGAACTTAAAGGAACTGTCCCAGTGGAGACTATGCGAGCTTGCTCTTCACTTGGTAATAAAGCTGGTGACAAATTGGTGTTTTTGACACTATCAGTAAGCAAATCAGGTGATGAGGTTATATGATCTGTTGCACCACTGTCGATTATTCATCAACGTCAATTCAAAGAAGATTTCGACAAACCTGTTTTCATGGCAGCAACATTAGCTTTTGGAGGAACGGAGACATCAACTCCTTTATTATTCATGATGTCAAGGATTTGCTGGAATTGGGTGTCAGATAACCCGGACATCACCGACTtcatctcttccaaagttgcaCCTGTTGAAACTTGATTTGCAGACGAAGAAGAACTGCCTTCCTTTTTAGAAGACTTACTTCCTTTTTGAGGCTTGACTTTGTGAAGACAATGCCCCGGTGGATACCCGTGAAGTTGGTAACAAGTATCAATGGTGTGATAATCATGATCACAATGAGTACAATGCAAGGGCTTACGACTTGAAGATCTAGATGACCGTGAACCACCTTGTCGAACAGCCATAGCTGCTGTCTCGGTGACTCCACGTGAAGCAGTAAGAGATCTTTGCTTCGCTTCCTGGGAAATTGAAGCATAGGCCTGACAAACAGTCGGTAAAGGGTTCATCAACAAGACTTGCCCTCGAATGGCACTATAGGACTCGTTGAGACCCATAAGGAACTGcattaatttatttctttcatTATGCGCTCCGCATGTGCAGGAAGTAGAGTCACTGTATGACGCCAGTTCATCCCATAATTTCTTTAGCTTCGTGTAGTACGCAGCAACTGAGAGTTGGTCTTGAGTAAGAGAAGCAATGTCCCGTTGTAATTGGAAAATCCGAGGAGCATTGCTTTGGGAATAACGCTCATGCAATTCCTCCCAGATTGCATGAGCATCAGTCATGTATAGAATACTGTCAGAAATTTCTGAATCAATGGAGTTGATGATCCATGCAACGATCATGTCATTGCATCTCTGCCATGTAGCATGATCAGCACGTTTGGTTTTCTTGGAAGGCTGTGTAACAGTACCATCAACAAACCCTAGCTTGTTTTTGGCACTAAGGGAGATTCTCATTGCACGAGACCAGGTAGAGTAGTTGTCCCCATTAAGGGGCTTCGAAACTAGCATCATAGATGGGTGATTTGAATGATGAATAAACAAAGGATTGGAAGCATCAGTCTTGACGTCAGCCGCAAAACCTTTGGGAATTTCGTCAGCGGCCATGATGGTTGACGGAAGATGGCTATTGAAAAATAGCAAAAAGAAGGGCAGCGGCAAGAACTAGGGTTTCGACCTATCTCTTGATACCATGTAAAGAATAGAGCAAGAATATAATTTGCGGAAGTGTGTTTTCTTCTATTGAAACAAGGAGATTTATACAAAGAAGAATACTTGACTTAGAAGTAAATTACCCTACTTTCTAGGTATACAACAGGAAACTAAACTTTATACAAATCAATTACAAAAATGTTTCCTAAACTAAGCCAAGATATCAGGAATGATATCATTGACTTCTCTCTGTTTTCACTTAGAAAAATGCCTCCAGGTACCAGCAAATCAGAGAATATATTACCACTGTATCACTCGAAAAAGAAAGCAGGGGCGGGAAAATCAGAGAGTACATTAACAGTGCGTTACTCGAAAGAGGAAGCAGGGACTAGTAAATCAGAGAATAAATTACCAGTTCAGCAATCGAAAACCGATATGCTTATCAGCAAATTTGACTACGTTTTTCGCTCTGGAAGCTGTTCCGGAGTTGGAAGAGAGTCAGAGGAGGATGGGCTTTTCTGTGTCGATAACCTTAAGGAACATCTCGGCATAACAGGGCACTTTCCTTTTCCTGCAGCAGCTTTCTACGGGGTCAGTAATCTAGCTAATCGCTAATCTCATAGAGTTAGTTTGTTAAGTCTGGTTGTTATGTTAGTTAGGGAAAcatatcctctctctctctctctctccacacaTTGCTCAGTATTCTGTAACTGTAAATGAAATcacttcttcttcatttcttcctCTATCATATCAATTTTTTTCTGAATGTGCTCTTCACCATTTTTTGTGGTGTCCTTGAGGGTACATTACATGATTTTAGCTTGTAGCTAGCTCAACAGATTAGCGTTGCTGTGTGATCTTTAATCATAAATAACATGCCAACATTTAATTTGTAGGTTTTTAATGGCCCTGGTGGTGGAGCTGCAGCTTCTATCATAAGGGAGCACATTTTTAACTTCATAGTTGAAGATAAATGTTTTACCTTTACCATTAAGAAGGCAATTAGGGAAGCTTTCCAAAAAGCTGGCCATGCTTTTGCTGATATTGGTGCTCCTGATAGTTCATCCATCACCAGTGCACTTAGTGTCCTCTTCTTGGGAAGGTTAGTAGGCACACAAATTTGAATTTCATTGAGATTAAGATCGTTAATCTATATTGTAATATATCTCATCTTATTGTACCAAAGCCCGGCCACGGGTAAAATGTCATATTGTGTGATTGTATAATTATTTGCCAACTGTCTATTCTTGTTCAAATGTGATTTGTGTAAGAGTATGAGTATGATTCTTACAAGTCTTGGGATAATTGATATTATAAAAAAGTCTAAATCTGATAAGGAATGCAGTCTTGAGAGAAGTTCCAATTGGTTTTGGAAAAGAACTTTGTGTTGGAACTTTATAAAGTCTCATGAATCTTTATGGTTTGTATGTCTTTGAATCCTAGTCCAATTCTGATAGGGAATGGACGAAGGAGCACTATATATTTATGGTTCAAACCACTGCTCTTGCGATTTTAGCTTATGTTGTTCTAAGTCCTATTGATTAGAGAAGCTATTGTGATCGTAAAAGAGGAGAAGGTTTCGAACACAGAGGCTGCAATGGCTTCTTCATCGGTATCGAACAATGCAGAACCAGGTTTGAGTTCCTGTCTCCTTAGAAATCAAGGTTATAAAGGTACGATCCTATAGAACATATCTTGTTCAGGTATGTACTGGTGcaattgtttctgttttcacATTCACATTACATACACGATCAAAGGGTTGTGATTTAGTTGATTAGTCCTTATGTTCTTGGCTGATGCGTTAGTCTATAAGTTTATATCTCCtatcttacatgtggtatcagagccaatggaTTTTTCATCTAAATTCAATCTTAAAATCGTTCTTTAAAATCTGCAAAACAAACTAACCTGAAGGATAAAGTCTGTTTAAATTCAAATTGCAGAATACGACGTCGTTTTTTAtagtattattaaaaaaaataaaaaattatgattgTTGGCTTCGAAAAACCAAACTGGGTTTTTAAAATTACGTTCAAAATTTTTGACCGTTGTCGAAGCAAAGAAGGAAAACAACTCTCGATCTTCAATCTCTGAAGGAAAGATCCATAATCTTATATGGCAATTTCGTCTTTCCAAAACATcataaaatcaaatttcttgtaTAACTGTTTCCGCTGCGTTGATTATGATGTCTGCAAATTGAGGGGCCTGCATTGTTAAGCTTTGTCTGTTCAGGAAAGAATGGAAAGAGCAGGAGTTAGCCCTGATATGGTGACGTACAATTCTCTTATGTATGCGTCTTGTAGAGAAGGATTCTGGCCGATAACTTTGGTGATGGCAATCCATATGGATAGGTCTCAAGCATTGATGGATAATTTATTTCGTTGATTTGGAGCCAAGGAATTGCAATCGGGTTGACGAATACGGGTCCAATGATGCATTCAGGTAACCCACTTCACTATTTCATGCATGATTAATTGTTCTCCTCTATGCATGATTATAGTGTGATGAGTTGGAGcataatgaattagggtttttgctaTTTCGAGTATGCTTGTTTAAATATATTGTGAAGGCATGATTAAACTCGAAACCCCTATAGATGCCAACTTGTGATTTATGTGAGATGTCAGGAATCATCCTTTGCTGCATAAATAAATTAGTGTAGGTCTAGGTATACTCTTCTATATTTAATTAAAGAGCCTATGTGCATGCTAATGGTAAGTACCGTCTTCATTATGAGAGCATTTCTTCCAAAGCAATTCTTAATATTTCCTTGCTCCTCTTAATTCTTAGCAAGATTAACCTTAAATCTTCGACTGCATGATTAATTTTTACAAAGTTGGACTTTAAATGTGGGAGGTTTAAGTAGATGGAATACAAGATATGCTTGTTTGGTTTGGAATGGATTCGACTGAATATATAAAGTGGATGTCAATTGTGTTGTGATTTATATATAATAGCATATATGAATgaaatttgtatgcatatggagATAGCATTTGTGCATAGATGCTGTAATTATGGGCATGCGGTTTTGTCTATATCAAAAAGAACTTGCATAAGTTTCTTTGCATATTGATGCATGCATACAAGAAAATATATGAACAAATGAATATATAAGGTAGATGTTTTATTGACCGCCTACAATGAGTCTTGCGACAATAAACTTTTAGCCATTTACAAAATGTATATTCTATTATGAATcggaaaacaaataattattttgTCATCTTATTGGAAATTCATAAGATTAATGATATGCGGCTATCATTATTTTCTCCATTGACTTGC
This genomic interval from Malus domestica chromosome 05, GDT2T_hap1 contains the following:
- the LOC139196173 gene encoding uncharacterized protein, with the protein product MAADEIPKGFAADVKTDASNPLFIHHSNHPSMMLVSKPLNGDNYSTWSRAMRISLSAKNKLGFVDGTVTQPSKKTKRADHATWQRCNDMIVAWIINSIDSEISDSILYMTDAHAIWEELHERYSQSNAPRIFQLQRDIASLTQDQLSVAAYYTKLKKLWDELASYSDSTSCTCGAHNERNKLMQFLMGLNESYSAIRGQVLLMNPLPTVCQAYASISQEAKQRSLTASRGVTETAAMAVRQGGSRSSRSSSRKPLHCTHCDHDYHTIDTCYQLHGYPPGHCLHKVKPQKGSKSSKKEGSSSSSANQVSTGATLEEMKSVMSGLSDTQFQQILDIMNNKGVDVSVPPKANVAAMKTGLDDEEDSDLPPDASFIEHAASLPPAPPAPMLRRSSHHSLPPPRLRDYDCPTLKLTQPDPSSSSLSGPTTGTRYPLANYLTYHRFSPAQQSFLATITQQVEPQTYSEATASSHWQAAMTSELQALEANHTWTLTSLPAGKSPIGCRWVYKIKLRSDGSIERYKARLVAKGYTQLEGIDFHDTFSPTAKMTIVRCLLALAASCSWSLHQLDVNNAFLHGDLHEEIYMLPPPGLRRQGENLVCRLNKSLYGLKQASRQWFAKFSESIHCAGYVQSNADYSLFTRQQGKSFTVLLIYVGDILITGNDPNAIRDLKNFLNSRFKIKDLGDLKYFLGIEVS